The following coding sequences are from one Carcharodon carcharias isolate sCarCar2 chromosome 11, sCarCar2.pri, whole genome shotgun sequence window:
- the LOC121284157 gene encoding ras-related protein Rab-39B-like isoform X2 → MDAIWIYQFRLIVIGDSTVGKSCLLRRFTDGKFSDVSDPTVGVDFFARLVEIEPGKRIKLQLWDTAGQERFRSITRSYYRNSVGGLLVFDITNRRSFEHVRDWLEEAKMHVQPYRIIFLLVGHKCDLATQRKVSKEEAEKLAAVSEPANRDSNWKFILADHHCVCIGLGMRSISEHGPINPW, encoded by the exons ATGGATGCTATTTGGATCTATCAGTTCCGTCTGATAGTGATCGGGGACTCGACGGTGGGGAAGTCCTGCCTCCTCCGGAGATTCACCGACGGCAAATTCAGCGACGTTTCTGACCCCACGGTTGGTGTGGATTTCTTCGCCAGGCTGGTGGAGATCGAGCCGGGAAagaggatcaaattacagctgtGGGACACGGCGGGGCAGGAGAGGTTCAG GTCCATAACCCGTTCCTACTACCGTAATTCAGTTGGCGGGCTTCTTGTGTTTGATATCACAAATCGTAGATCTTTTGAACATGTGCGTGACTGGTTGGAAGAAGCAAAAATGCATGTCCAGCCATACCGAATTATATTTCTGCTTGTCGGACACAAATGTGACTTGGCAACCCAAAGGAAAGTTTCAAAGGAGGAGGCGGAGAAACTTGCAGCTGTATCTG AACCAGCAAATAGGGATTCAAATTGGAAGTTTATACTGGCAGATCACCATTGTGTTTGCATTGGACTTGGGATGAGATCCATCTCTGAACATGGCCCCATTAATCCATGGTAA
- the LOC121284157 gene encoding ras-related protein Rab-39A-like isoform X1 yields the protein MDAIWIYQFRLIVIGDSTVGKSCLLRRFTDGKFSDVSDPTVGVDFFARLVEIEPGKRIKLQLWDTAGQERFRSITRSYYRNSVGGLLVFDITNRRSFEHVRDWLEEAKMHVQPYRIIFLLVGHKCDLATQRKVSKEEAEKLAAVSGMKYIETSAKDSTNVEESFTVLTREIYELLKKGNISIQEGWEGVKSGVVPNVVHSSEEAVQPGRRCFC from the exons ATGGATGCTATTTGGATCTATCAGTTCCGTCTGATAGTGATCGGGGACTCGACGGTGGGGAAGTCCTGCCTCCTCCGGAGATTCACCGACGGCAAATTCAGCGACGTTTCTGACCCCACGGTTGGTGTGGATTTCTTCGCCAGGCTGGTGGAGATCGAGCCGGGAAagaggatcaaattacagctgtGGGACACGGCGGGGCAGGAGAGGTTCAG GTCCATAACCCGTTCCTACTACCGTAATTCAGTTGGCGGGCTTCTTGTGTTTGATATCACAAATCGTAGATCTTTTGAACATGTGCGTGACTGGTTGGAAGAAGCAAAAATGCATGTCCAGCCATACCGAATTATATTTCTGCTTGTCGGACACAAATGTGACTTGGCAACCCAAAGGAAAGTTTCAAAGGAGGAGGCGGAGAAACTTGCAGCTGTATCTGGTATGAAATACATAGAGACATCTGCAAAAGATTCTACAAATGTGGAGGAGTCCTTCACTGTTCTGACGCGAGAGATATATGAGCTGCTCAAAAAAGGCAACATATCCATCCAAGAAGGGTGGGAAGGTGTTAAGAGTGGTGTGGTTCCTAATGTTGTTCACTCTTCTGAGGAAGCTGTGCAGCCTGGAAGACGGTGCTTTTGCTAA
- the LOC121284157 gene encoding ras-related protein Rab-39B-like isoform X3, which yields MDAIWIYQFRLIVIGDSTVGKSCLLRRFTDGKFSDVSDPTVGVDFFARLVEIEPGKRIKLQLWDTAGQERFRSITRSYYRNSVGGLLVFDITNRRSFEHVRDWLEEAKMHVQPYRIIFLLVGHKCDLATQRKVSKEEAEKLAAVSGAICWKALLLEGRLPV from the exons ATGGATGCTATTTGGATCTATCAGTTCCGTCTGATAGTGATCGGGGACTCGACGGTGGGGAAGTCCTGCCTCCTCCGGAGATTCACCGACGGCAAATTCAGCGACGTTTCTGACCCCACGGTTGGTGTGGATTTCTTCGCCAGGCTGGTGGAGATCGAGCCGGGAAagaggatcaaattacagctgtGGGACACGGCGGGGCAGGAGAGGTTCAG GTCCATAACCCGTTCCTACTACCGTAATTCAGTTGGCGGGCTTCTTGTGTTTGATATCACAAATCGTAGATCTTTTGAACATGTGCGTGACTGGTTGGAAGAAGCAAAAATGCATGTCCAGCCATACCGAATTATATTTCTGCTTGTCGGACACAAATGTGACTTGGCAACCCAAAGGAAAGTTTCAAAGGAGGAGGCGGAGAAACTTGCAGCTGTATCTG
- the LOC121284157 gene encoding ras-related protein Rab-39B-like isoform X4: MDAIWIYQFRLIVIGDSTVGKSCLLRRFTDGKFSDVSDPTVGVDFFARLVEIEPGKRIKLQLWDTAGQERFRSITRSYYRNSVGGLLVFDITNRRSFEHVRDWLEEAKMHVQPYRIIFLLVGHKCDLATQRKVSKEEAEKLAAVSGFARWVG; encoded by the exons ATGGATGCTATTTGGATCTATCAGTTCCGTCTGATAGTGATCGGGGACTCGACGGTGGGGAAGTCCTGCCTCCTCCGGAGATTCACCGACGGCAAATTCAGCGACGTTTCTGACCCCACGGTTGGTGTGGATTTCTTCGCCAGGCTGGTGGAGATCGAGCCGGGAAagaggatcaaattacagctgtGGGACACGGCGGGGCAGGAGAGGTTCAG GTCCATAACCCGTTCCTACTACCGTAATTCAGTTGGCGGGCTTCTTGTGTTTGATATCACAAATCGTAGATCTTTTGAACATGTGCGTGACTGGTTGGAAGAAGCAAAAATGCATGTCCAGCCATACCGAATTATATTTCTGCTTGTCGGACACAAATGTGACTTGGCAACCCAAAGGAAAGTTTCAAAGGAGGAGGCGGAGAAACTTGCAGCTGTATCTG